From a single Arachis hypogaea cultivar Tifrunner chromosome 3, arahy.Tifrunner.gnm2.J5K5, whole genome shotgun sequence genomic region:
- the LOC112791620 gene encoding U-box domain-containing protein 17 isoform X2 codes for MESPHSPSSFPSSPSYSSSSEGQSADGIFDADEPRTPLAVRRALQLLYSGDPELQVQAARDIRRLTKTSPRCRRQLSEAVGPLVSMLRVDSSESHEPALLALLNLAVKDEKNKINIVESGALEPIISFLKSEDLNLQESATASLLTLSASSTNKPIISASGAIPLLVDILRDGTPQAKADAVMALSNLSTYPNNLSIILQTNPIPFIVNILKTCKKSSKTAEKCCSLIESLMEYDEGRIALTLEEGGVLAVVEVLESGTLQSREHAVGALLTMCESDRCKYREPILREGVIPGLLELTVQGTPKSQSKARTLLQLLRESPYPRSEIQPDTLENIVCNIISQIDGDDQSGKAKKMLAEMVQVSMEQSLRHLQQRALVCTPTSDLPIASEVPSKS; via the exons atGGAGAGtcctcattctccttcttctttcccttcctcGCCTTCCTATTCATCCTCCTCAGAGGGCCAGAGCGCCGACGGCATCTTCGACGCCGACGAGCCTCGCACGCCCCTCGCAGTCCGCCGGGCCCTCCAGCTCCTCTACTCCGGGGACCCTGAACTCCAGGTCCAGGCAGCTCGCGACATCCGGAGGCTCACCAAGACCTCCCCCCGCTGCCGCCGACAGCTCTCTGAAGCTGTCGGTCCGCTCGTTTCCATGCTCCGAGTCGACTCGTCCGAGTCACACGAACCCGCGCTCCTCGCCTTGCTCAACCTCGCCGTCAAGGATGAAAA GAACAAAATCAATATTGTAGAGTCTGGCGCATTAGAACCCATAATCAGTTTCCTCAAGTCAGAAGATCTAAATCTGCAGGAATCTGCAACTGCATCTTTGCTCACACTCTCTGCCTCTTCAACAAACAAACCGATCATCAGCGCTAGCGGAGCCATTCCTCTTCTCGTGGACATCCTGAGAGATGGAACCCCACAAGCCAAAGCTGATGCAGTTATGGCTCTCTCTAACTTATCAACGTACCCCAATAACCTCAGCATCATCCTCCAAACAAATCCAATCCCTTTCATAGTCAACATTCTCAAAACCTGCAAGAAATCATCAAAAACAGCTGAAAAATGCTGTTCCTTGATAGAATCCTTGATGGAGTACGACGAGGGAAGAATCGCCCTGACATTGGAAGAAGGCGGCGTGCTGGCAGTTGTGGAGGTTCTTGAGAGCGGGACACTCCAGAGCAGGGAGCACGCCGTTGGAGCGCTATTGACAATGTGCGAAAGCGACAGGTGTAAATACAGGGAACCAATCCTTAGAGAAGGCGTGATCCCGGGACTTCTGGAGCTAACTGTTCAGGGGACTCCAAAGTCTCAGTCGAAGGCACGCACCCTTTTGCAGCTGCTAAGAGAGTCTCCTTACCCGAGATCTGAAATTCAGCCAGACACTCTTGAGAACATAGTGTGCAACATCATTTCACAGATTGATGGGGATGATCAATCTGGTAAAGCAAAGAAGATGCTGGCTGAGATGGTGCAAGTTAGCATGGAACAGAGTTTAAGGCATTTACAGCAAAGGGCTCTTGTATGCACACCCACAAGTGATCTTCCTATTGCTTCAGAAGTTCCTTCAAAATCAtag
- the LOC112791619 gene encoding protease Do-like 7 isoform X2 translates to MGDQVDERLGSDGLDSDAAGGAAVKADELCMEIDPPPLQENVATAEDWRRALSKVVPAVVVLRTTACRSFDTESAGASYATGFIVDKRRGIILTNRHVVKPGPVVAEAMFLNREEVPVHPIYRDPVHDFGFFRYDPGAIQFLNYDEIPLAPEAACVGLEIRVVGNDSGEKVSILAGTLARLDRDAPHYKKDGYNDFNTFYMQAASGTKGGSSGSPVIDWQGRAVALNAGSKSSSASAFFLPLERVVRALRFIQKGSETYVDKWKAVSIPRGTLQATFLHKGFDETRRLGLKSETEQMVRHSSPSSETGMLVVDSAVPGGPAYKHLEPGDVLVRVNGEVITQFLKLETVLDDNVNKNIELQIERGGTSKILSLLVQDLHAITPDYFLEVSGAVIHPLSYQQARNFRFHCGLVYVTEPGYMLFRAGVPRHAIIKKFAGEEISCVEELISVLSNLSRGARVPLEYISYMDRHRRKSVLVTVDRHEWYAPPQIYTRDDSTGLWIPRPAFQPDSCFLSSGFKNVGNIANHPVSLSGEHVPEDNNHGLADGVTSMETNYEDPSAYVSHHNASDAGVKKRKMEEDLPADGSVADVSLNETGETKVGKPNAMQDDVLMDYQGVTAAAANASVAERVIEPTLVMFEVHVPPSCMLDGVHSQHFFGTGVIIYHTKDMGLVAVDKNTVAISASDVMLSFAAFPVEIPGEVVFLHPVHNYALISYDPSALGPVGASVVHAAELLPEPALRRGDSVYLVGLSRSLQATSRKSVVTNPCAALNIGSADSPRYRATNMEVIELDTDFGSTFSGVLTDEQGRVQAIWGSFSTQLKFGCSTSEDHQFVRGLPIYAISQVLEKIVSGANGPPLLINGVKRPMPLVRILEVELYPTLLSKARSFGLSDDWIQALVKKDPVRRQVLRVKGCLAGSKAENLLEQGDMVLAINKEPVTCFRDIENACQALDKSNANDGKLHITIFRQGQEVELQVGTDVRDGNGTTHAINWCGCIVQDPHPAVRALGFLPEEGHGVYVARWCHGSPVHRYGLYALQWIVEINGKPTPNLDAFVDVTKELEHGEFVRVRTIHLNGKPRVLTLKQDLHYWPTWELRFDPDTAIWCRNIIKSLKCSTV, encoded by the exons ATGGGAGATCAAGTCGACGAGAGGTTGGGATCCGATGGATTGGACTCCGATGCTGCTGGTGGCGCCGCCGTCAAGGCCGATGAGCTCTGCATGGAGATCGATCCGCCCCCGTTGCAGGAGAACGTCGCTACCGCTGAGGATTGGCGGAGAGCACTCAGCAAGGTCGTCCCCGCTGTCGTCGTCCTCCGCACAACCGCATGCCGCTCGTTCGACACTGAGTCTGCCGGTGCCAGCTACGCCACCGGCTTCATCGTCGACAAGCGCCGCGGCATCATCCTCACCAATCGCCACGTTGTCAAGCCCG GTCCTGTAGTTGCAGAGGCCATGTTTTTGAACCGCGAAGAAGTTCCAGTGCATCCAATATACAGAGATCCA GTCCATGATTTTGGGTTCTTTCGTTATGATCCTGGTGCTATACAATTTCTGAATTATGATGAAATACCTCTTGCACCTGAGGCTGCATGTGTTGGACTAGAAATCAGAGTTGTTGGCAATGACAGTGGTGAGAAG GTTTCCATTTTGGCTGGTACTCTTGCTCGGTTGGACAGGGATGCTCCTCACTATAAGAA GGATGGGTACAATGACTTCAATACCTTCTACATGCAA GCAGCCTCTGGGACCAAAGGAGGATCAAGCGGTTCCCCAGTTATAGATTGGCAAGGGAGGGCAGTGGCCTTGAATGCTGGGAGCAAGTCATCAAGTGCATCAGCATTCTTTTTACCTCTAGAACGA GTAGTGAGGGCATTGAGATTTATTCAAAAGGGCAGTGAAACATATGTTGATAAATGGAAGGCAGTTTCTATACCTCGTGGTACACTTCAG GCAACATTTCTGCATAAAGGTTTTGATGAGACTCGCAGGCTTGGTCTAAAAAGCGAGACAGAGCAG ATGGTACGTCATTCTTCTCCATCTAGTGAAACTGGAATGCTAGTTGTGGACTCTGCG GTGCCAGGCGGTCCAGCTTATAAACATTTGGAACCAGGCGATGTGCTTGTTCGTGTCAATGGGGAA GTCATTACTCAGTTTCTGAAACTGGAGACTGTACTTGATGACAACGTAAACAAGAATATTGAATTACAAATTGAAAGGGGTGGCACATCGAAGATATTATCTTTGTTG GTGCAAGATTTACACGCTATTACTCCTGATTATTTCTTAGAAGTAAGTGGGGCAGTGATACATCCTCTTTCTTATCAGCAG GCTAGGAACTTCCGTTTTCACTGTGGTCTTGTCTATGTGACAGAACCCGG ATATATGCTCTTTAGGGCAGGAGTTCCTCGCCATGCAATAATTAAGAAATTTGCTGGGGAGGAGATATCTTGTGTGGAGGAATTGATATCAGTTCTCTCTAATCTATCTAGGGGTGCTCGAGTTCCTTTGGAGTACATAAGCTACATGGATCGTCATCGAAGGAAG TCTGTATTGGTGACAGTTGACCGCCATGAGTGGTATGCCCCTCCCCAGATATACACTCGGGATGACAGTACAGGCCTCTGGATTCCAAGGCCAGCTTTTCAGCCTGACTCCTGTTTTCTATCATCTGGTTTTAAAAATGTTGGAAATATCGCCAACCATCCAGTTTCACTAAGTGGGGAACATGTGCCTGAAGATAACAATCATGGGTTGGCTGATGGTGTCACTAGCATGGAAACCAATTATGAAGATCCTTCTGCATATGTATCTCACCACAATGCATCTGATGCTGGAGTGAAGAAACGAAAAATGGAGGAAGATTTACCTGCTGATGGAAGTGTTGCTGATGTTTCCTTAAATGAAACTGGTGAAACAAAGGTCGGAAAACCAAATGCTATGCAGGATGATGTTTTAATGGATTATCAGGGTGTAACTGCTGCAGCAGCAAATGCATCAGTTGCTGAGCGTGTCATTGAGCCTACTCTTGTGATGTTTGAG GTCCATGTTCCTCCATCTTGCATGCTTGATGGTGTTCATTCACAGCATTTCTTTGGAACTGGTGTCATAATATATCACACTAAAGATATGGGACTGGTTGCAGTTGATAAGAATACAGTTGCAATTTCTGCCTCTGATGTGATGCTATCATTTGCTGCTTTCCCAGTTGAAATTCCAGGAGAG GTGGTATTTCTCCATCCTGTTCACAATTATGCTCTCATATCATATGACCCCTCTGCTTTGGGACCTGTTGGTGCTTCAGTCGTTCATGCAGCAGAGTTACTTCCAG AGCCAGCATTACGTCGAGGGGATTCTGTTTACCTAGTTGGGTTGAGTAGAAGCCTTCAAGCAACCTCTAGGAAATCTGTTGTCACCAATCCTTGTGCTGCACTAAATATAGGATCTGCTGATTCCCCACGTTACAGAGCAACTAATATGGAAGTAATTGAGCTCGATACTG ATTTTGGTAGTACATTCTCAGGTGTGCTAACAGATGAACAAGGAAGGGTCCAAGCTATATGGGGAAGCTTCTCTACTCAG CTGAAATTTGGTTGCAGTACATCAGAGGATCATCAATTTGTGAGGGGCCTTCCAATTTATGCGATAAGTCAAGTTCTTGAAAAGATTGTATCCGGTGCAAATGGGCCACCTCTTCTAATAAATGGTGTCAAACGGCCTATGCCCCTTGTGAGAATTTTAGAGGTTGAACTTTATCCCACATTGCTTTCTAAGGCTCGGAGTTTTGGATTGAGTGATGACTGGATTCAG GCACTTGTTAAGAAAGACCCAGTAAGACGGCAGGTTCTACGTGTTAAAGGTTGCTTGGCTGGATCTAAGGCTGAGAATCTTTTAGAACAAGGAGACATGGTGTTGGCTATTAATAAAGAACCAGTGACATGCTTCCGTGACATTGAAAATGCTTGCCAAGCTTTAGACAAATCTAATGCCAATGATGGGAAGCTTCACATAACTATTTTTCGGCAG GGACAAGAGGTCGAGCTTCAGGTGGGAACAGATGTTAGGGATGGAAATGGCACAACACATGCAATTAACTGGTGTGGCTGCATTGTTCAAGATCCACACCCCGCAGTACGAGCTCTTGGATTTCTTCCTGAAGAAGGCCATGGTGTATATGTGGCTAG GTGGTGTCATGGCAGCCCTGTACATAGATATGGTCTATATGCTCTACAGTGGATAGTTGAAATCAATGGGAAGCCAACTCCAAATTTAGATGCTTTTGTTGATGTGACAAAG gAACTAGAGCATGGGGAGTTTGTACGTGTGAGGACAATTCACCTAAATGGAAAGCCACGGGTCCTAACATTGAAGCAAGATCTGCATTATTGGCCTACGTGGGAATTGAGATTTGATCCAGACACTGCAATTTGGTGTCGCAATATAATCAAATCGTTGAAATGCAGTACTGTATAA
- the LOC112791619 gene encoding protease Do-like 7 isoform X1 — MGDQVDERLGSDGLDSDAAGGAAVKADELCMEIDPPPLQENVATAEDWRRALSKVVPAVVVLRTTACRSFDTESAGASYATGFIVDKRRGIILTNRHVVKPGPVVAEAMFLNREEVPVHPIYRDPVHDFGFFRYDPGAIQFLNYDEIPLAPEAACVGLEIRVVGNDSGEKVSILAGTLARLDRDAPHYKKDGYNDFNTFYMQAASGTKGGSSGSPVIDWQGRAVALNAGSKSSSASAFFLPLERVVRALRFIQKGSETYVDKWKAVSIPRGTLQATFLHKGFDETRRLGLKSETEQMVRHSSPSSETGMLVVDSAVPGGPAYKHLEPGDVLVRVNGEVITQFLKLETVLDDNVNKNIELQIERGGTSKILSLLVQDLHAITPDYFLEVSGAVIHPLSYQQARNFRFHCGLVYVTEPGYMLFRAGVPRHAIIKKFAGEEISCVEELISVLSNLSRGARVPLEYISYMDRHRRKSVLVTVDRHEWYAPPQIYTRDDSTGLWIPRPAFQPDSCFLSSGFKNVGNIANHPVSLSGEHVPEDNNHGLADGVTSMETNYEDPSAYVSHHNASDAGVKKRKMEEDLPADGSVADVSLNETGETKVGKPNAMQDDVLMDYQGVTAAAANASVAERVIEPTLVMFEVHVPPSCMLDGVHSQHFFGTGVIIYHTKDMGLVAVDKNTVAISASDVMLSFAAFPVEIPGEVVFLHPVHNYALISYDPSALGPVGASVVHAAELLPEPALRRGDSVYLVGLSRSLQATSRKSVVTNPCAALNIGSADSPRYRATNMEVIELDTDFGSTFSGVLTDEQGRVQAIWGSFSTQKKGKRRKTKTGKRREMTNFTQTSRGYLMLKFGCSTSEDHQFVRGLPIYAISQVLEKIVSGANGPPLLINGVKRPMPLVRILEVELYPTLLSKARSFGLSDDWIQALVKKDPVRRQVLRVKGCLAGSKAENLLEQGDMVLAINKEPVTCFRDIENACQALDKSNANDGKLHITIFRQGQEVELQVGTDVRDGNGTTHAINWCGCIVQDPHPAVRALGFLPEEGHGVYVARWCHGSPVHRYGLYALQWIVEINGKPTPNLDAFVDVTKELEHGEFVRVRTIHLNGKPRVLTLKQDLHYWPTWELRFDPDTAIWCRNIIKSLKCSTV; from the exons ATGGGAGATCAAGTCGACGAGAGGTTGGGATCCGATGGATTGGACTCCGATGCTGCTGGTGGCGCCGCCGTCAAGGCCGATGAGCTCTGCATGGAGATCGATCCGCCCCCGTTGCAGGAGAACGTCGCTACCGCTGAGGATTGGCGGAGAGCACTCAGCAAGGTCGTCCCCGCTGTCGTCGTCCTCCGCACAACCGCATGCCGCTCGTTCGACACTGAGTCTGCCGGTGCCAGCTACGCCACCGGCTTCATCGTCGACAAGCGCCGCGGCATCATCCTCACCAATCGCCACGTTGTCAAGCCCG GTCCTGTAGTTGCAGAGGCCATGTTTTTGAACCGCGAAGAAGTTCCAGTGCATCCAATATACAGAGATCCA GTCCATGATTTTGGGTTCTTTCGTTATGATCCTGGTGCTATACAATTTCTGAATTATGATGAAATACCTCTTGCACCTGAGGCTGCATGTGTTGGACTAGAAATCAGAGTTGTTGGCAATGACAGTGGTGAGAAG GTTTCCATTTTGGCTGGTACTCTTGCTCGGTTGGACAGGGATGCTCCTCACTATAAGAA GGATGGGTACAATGACTTCAATACCTTCTACATGCAA GCAGCCTCTGGGACCAAAGGAGGATCAAGCGGTTCCCCAGTTATAGATTGGCAAGGGAGGGCAGTGGCCTTGAATGCTGGGAGCAAGTCATCAAGTGCATCAGCATTCTTTTTACCTCTAGAACGA GTAGTGAGGGCATTGAGATTTATTCAAAAGGGCAGTGAAACATATGTTGATAAATGGAAGGCAGTTTCTATACCTCGTGGTACACTTCAG GCAACATTTCTGCATAAAGGTTTTGATGAGACTCGCAGGCTTGGTCTAAAAAGCGAGACAGAGCAG ATGGTACGTCATTCTTCTCCATCTAGTGAAACTGGAATGCTAGTTGTGGACTCTGCG GTGCCAGGCGGTCCAGCTTATAAACATTTGGAACCAGGCGATGTGCTTGTTCGTGTCAATGGGGAA GTCATTACTCAGTTTCTGAAACTGGAGACTGTACTTGATGACAACGTAAACAAGAATATTGAATTACAAATTGAAAGGGGTGGCACATCGAAGATATTATCTTTGTTG GTGCAAGATTTACACGCTATTACTCCTGATTATTTCTTAGAAGTAAGTGGGGCAGTGATACATCCTCTTTCTTATCAGCAG GCTAGGAACTTCCGTTTTCACTGTGGTCTTGTCTATGTGACAGAACCCGG ATATATGCTCTTTAGGGCAGGAGTTCCTCGCCATGCAATAATTAAGAAATTTGCTGGGGAGGAGATATCTTGTGTGGAGGAATTGATATCAGTTCTCTCTAATCTATCTAGGGGTGCTCGAGTTCCTTTGGAGTACATAAGCTACATGGATCGTCATCGAAGGAAG TCTGTATTGGTGACAGTTGACCGCCATGAGTGGTATGCCCCTCCCCAGATATACACTCGGGATGACAGTACAGGCCTCTGGATTCCAAGGCCAGCTTTTCAGCCTGACTCCTGTTTTCTATCATCTGGTTTTAAAAATGTTGGAAATATCGCCAACCATCCAGTTTCACTAAGTGGGGAACATGTGCCTGAAGATAACAATCATGGGTTGGCTGATGGTGTCACTAGCATGGAAACCAATTATGAAGATCCTTCTGCATATGTATCTCACCACAATGCATCTGATGCTGGAGTGAAGAAACGAAAAATGGAGGAAGATTTACCTGCTGATGGAAGTGTTGCTGATGTTTCCTTAAATGAAACTGGTGAAACAAAGGTCGGAAAACCAAATGCTATGCAGGATGATGTTTTAATGGATTATCAGGGTGTAACTGCTGCAGCAGCAAATGCATCAGTTGCTGAGCGTGTCATTGAGCCTACTCTTGTGATGTTTGAG GTCCATGTTCCTCCATCTTGCATGCTTGATGGTGTTCATTCACAGCATTTCTTTGGAACTGGTGTCATAATATATCACACTAAAGATATGGGACTGGTTGCAGTTGATAAGAATACAGTTGCAATTTCTGCCTCTGATGTGATGCTATCATTTGCTGCTTTCCCAGTTGAAATTCCAGGAGAG GTGGTATTTCTCCATCCTGTTCACAATTATGCTCTCATATCATATGACCCCTCTGCTTTGGGACCTGTTGGTGCTTCAGTCGTTCATGCAGCAGAGTTACTTCCAG AGCCAGCATTACGTCGAGGGGATTCTGTTTACCTAGTTGGGTTGAGTAGAAGCCTTCAAGCAACCTCTAGGAAATCTGTTGTCACCAATCCTTGTGCTGCACTAAATATAGGATCTGCTGATTCCCCACGTTACAGAGCAACTAATATGGAAGTAATTGAGCTCGATACTG ATTTTGGTAGTACATTCTCAGGTGTGCTAACAGATGAACAAGGAAGGGTCCAAGCTATATGGGGAAGCTTCTCTACTCAG aagaagggaaagagaagaaagaCGAAAACTGGAAAGAGACGAGAGATGACAAATTTTACTCAAACTTCAAGAGGCTACCTGATG CTGAAATTTGGTTGCAGTACATCAGAGGATCATCAATTTGTGAGGGGCCTTCCAATTTATGCGATAAGTCAAGTTCTTGAAAAGATTGTATCCGGTGCAAATGGGCCACCTCTTCTAATAAATGGTGTCAAACGGCCTATGCCCCTTGTGAGAATTTTAGAGGTTGAACTTTATCCCACATTGCTTTCTAAGGCTCGGAGTTTTGGATTGAGTGATGACTGGATTCAG GCACTTGTTAAGAAAGACCCAGTAAGACGGCAGGTTCTACGTGTTAAAGGTTGCTTGGCTGGATCTAAGGCTGAGAATCTTTTAGAACAAGGAGACATGGTGTTGGCTATTAATAAAGAACCAGTGACATGCTTCCGTGACATTGAAAATGCTTGCCAAGCTTTAGACAAATCTAATGCCAATGATGGGAAGCTTCACATAACTATTTTTCGGCAG GGACAAGAGGTCGAGCTTCAGGTGGGAACAGATGTTAGGGATGGAAATGGCACAACACATGCAATTAACTGGTGTGGCTGCATTGTTCAAGATCCACACCCCGCAGTACGAGCTCTTGGATTTCTTCCTGAAGAAGGCCATGGTGTATATGTGGCTAG GTGGTGTCATGGCAGCCCTGTACATAGATATGGTCTATATGCTCTACAGTGGATAGTTGAAATCAATGGGAAGCCAACTCCAAATTTAGATGCTTTTGTTGATGTGACAAAG gAACTAGAGCATGGGGAGTTTGTACGTGTGAGGACAATTCACCTAAATGGAAAGCCACGGGTCCTAACATTGAAGCAAGATCTGCATTATTGGCCTACGTGGGAATTGAGATTTGATCCAGACACTGCAATTTGGTGTCGCAATATAATCAAATCGTTGAAATGCAGTACTGTATAA
- the LOC112791620 gene encoding uncharacterized protein isoform X1, with amino-acid sequence MESPHSPSSFPSSPSYSSSSEGQSADGIFDADEPRTPLAVRRALQLLYSGDPELQVQAARDIRRLTKTSPRCRRQLSEAVGPLVSMLRVDSSESHEPALLALLNLAVKDENKKGNMKFKRTKEMFLSRNKINIVESGALEPIISFLKSEDLNLQESATASLLTLSASSTNKPIISASGAIPLLVDILRDGTPQAKADAVMALSNLSTYPNNLSIILQTNPIPFIVNILKTCKKSSKTAEKCCSLIESLMEYDEGRIALTLEEGGVLAVVEVLESGTLQSREHAVGALLTMCESDRCKYREPILREGVIPGLLELTVQGTPKSQSKARTLLQLLRESPYPRSEIQPDTLENIVCNIISQIDGDDQSGKAKKMLAEMVQVSMEQSLRHLQQRALVCTPTSDLPIASEVPSKS; translated from the exons atGGAGAGtcctcattctccttcttctttcccttcctcGCCTTCCTATTCATCCTCCTCAGAGGGCCAGAGCGCCGACGGCATCTTCGACGCCGACGAGCCTCGCACGCCCCTCGCAGTCCGCCGGGCCCTCCAGCTCCTCTACTCCGGGGACCCTGAACTCCAGGTCCAGGCAGCTCGCGACATCCGGAGGCTCACCAAGACCTCCCCCCGCTGCCGCCGACAGCTCTCTGAAGCTGTCGGTCCGCTCGTTTCCATGCTCCGAGTCGACTCGTCCGAGTCACACGAACCCGCGCTCCTCGCCTTGCTCAACCTCGCCGTCAAGGATGAAAA caAAAAAGGAAATATGAAATTCAAGAGGACAAAAGAAATGTTTCTTTCGCG GAACAAAATCAATATTGTAGAGTCTGGCGCATTAGAACCCATAATCAGTTTCCTCAAGTCAGAAGATCTAAATCTGCAGGAATCTGCAACTGCATCTTTGCTCACACTCTCTGCCTCTTCAACAAACAAACCGATCATCAGCGCTAGCGGAGCCATTCCTCTTCTCGTGGACATCCTGAGAGATGGAACCCCACAAGCCAAAGCTGATGCAGTTATGGCTCTCTCTAACTTATCAACGTACCCCAATAACCTCAGCATCATCCTCCAAACAAATCCAATCCCTTTCATAGTCAACATTCTCAAAACCTGCAAGAAATCATCAAAAACAGCTGAAAAATGCTGTTCCTTGATAGAATCCTTGATGGAGTACGACGAGGGAAGAATCGCCCTGACATTGGAAGAAGGCGGCGTGCTGGCAGTTGTGGAGGTTCTTGAGAGCGGGACACTCCAGAGCAGGGAGCACGCCGTTGGAGCGCTATTGACAATGTGCGAAAGCGACAGGTGTAAATACAGGGAACCAATCCTTAGAGAAGGCGTGATCCCGGGACTTCTGGAGCTAACTGTTCAGGGGACTCCAAAGTCTCAGTCGAAGGCACGCACCCTTTTGCAGCTGCTAAGAGAGTCTCCTTACCCGAGATCTGAAATTCAGCCAGACACTCTTGAGAACATAGTGTGCAACATCATTTCACAGATTGATGGGGATGATCAATCTGGTAAAGCAAAGAAGATGCTGGCTGAGATGGTGCAAGTTAGCATGGAACAGAGTTTAAGGCATTTACAGCAAAGGGCTCTTGTATGCACACCCACAAGTGATCTTCCTATTGCTTCAGAAGTTCCTTCAAAATCAtag